In bacterium, the genomic stretch CTGTTGACAAAATAGAGCACGGCCACCGAATGGTCCGGAATGGCGGCCACCTCGATGGCGTTCTCCGTCTGTAGCAGGGCTTTGATCTGTGCTTCCATCTGCTTTTGCACAAGCACCCACAGACGATTCTCCACCTGTTTACGCATCGCGTTAAAAGGACTGATTTCCGTGTAGCGGCGGTAGAGGTCCGCGGCTTTGTCCAGACGGCCTTGGGCCTCGTAGGTCAAACCGAGGTAGTATTGGCTGGTCAAGTCGTTCGGCCTTTGCGAAAGGGCGAGCTGAAGGAATTTCTGTCCGATGGGAACTTTGCCCTTGTGGAAAAGGGCAATCCCCATA encodes the following:
- a CDS encoding tetratricopeptide repeat protein, which gives rise to MFRLLSTAFGALVAVMLFLSCASTYYTRGHDALNRADYDQAIRELKAAIAEDYRNIPAIRDMGIALFHKGKVPIGQKFLQLALSQRPNDLTSQYYLGLTYEAQGRLDKAADLYRRYTEISPFNAMRKQVENRLWVLVQKQMEAQIKALLQTENAIEVAAIPDHSVAVLYFVN